Genomic segment of Gemmatimonadaceae bacterium:
AGCTCCTCGCGCGCGTCCGCGCGCTGCTCCGTCGCCCCGAACAGCTGCAGGCCTCGCGCGTCACGGTGGCCGATCTCGCCATCGATCTCAACTCGCAGGCCGTGACGCGTGATGGTGAGTCGATCGTGCTCACCGCGAAGGAGTTCGCCCTCCTCGAACTGCTCGCCCGCAACGTCGATCGCATCGTACCGCGCACCGAAATCGTGGCCCACGTGTGGGACGACAATCACGATCCCTTCACCAATGCGGTGGAGGTCTACATGAACCGCCTCCGTGGGAAGATCGATCGTGAGCCCTGGACGCCCCTACTGCACACCAAGCGCGGCGCCGGCTACATGCTGTCGGCCACAGCGCCGGGCGCGACGTAATCCACGTGCCGCTGCGCGCCAGCATTCTCCAACGCCTCACGCTCTGGAATTCGAGCGTGCTCGCGCTCGCGCTGTGCATCTTTGCCGGCGCCGCGTGGCTCACACTCACCGAGGTGCTGCAGAATCGCAGTGTCACGAGCGTGCGCGAGTCGGCGCGCGCCGTGGCGGGGGCGGTACGCGCCGGTCAGCAGGCGCTGCTCGATCGCGGCGAGGTGGAGAAGGAGCGAGGGGCCACCGAACAGGCCGTCCTGCGCGAGCTGCGCGCCGGTGATCTCGACATCTTCATTGCCGACGAAGCCGAGCAGGTGATGGCCGCGCGCCAGCCGCGGCAGGAACGCGAAGGCGCCATGGCGGAGATTCGCGAGGGCGCGCGCGACGAGGCGCCGGTCGTCATTCCACCGTCGGTCCGCCGGGTGATGGATGAGATGCGCGGTCTCGCGCGAGCCGGCCAGATCGCCGATACGACCGTGCTCGTACGCGCCATCCGCCTGGGCAACGATCCCGCGCGGGCCGCCGTCGTGCGCCTCCGCCCCTTCTCCGCCGCCATGGTGGGCGAGCCGACGTTGCTTGTGGTGGCCGTGCGTCCGGAAAGCGAGGATGTGCTGCTGCTGCGCCAGGTACGCACCACGCTGTTGCTCGCCATTCCGATCTTTCTGCTGGCGTCACTCGTCGCCGGCTTTGCGCTCGCGCGGCGCAGCCTCGCGCCACTCGAAGCGATCAATGCGCGCACGGCGCTCATCTCGGCGGCCAATCTCGACGAACGGTTGCCGGTGGTGAATCCGCACGACGAACTCGGGCGCCTCGCCACCATCATCAACGAGCTGCTCGCCCGCGTCGGGCTCGCCTTCAGTACCCAGCGGCAGTTCGTGGCCGATGCCTCCCACGAATTGCGGACGCCCATTGCGATCATTCGCGGTGAAGCGGATGTGACGCTGCGGCGCCAGTCGCGGAGTGAGGCGGAGTACCGCGAGGCCCTCACGGTCATTCGTGACGAGTCCGTGCACCTCACGCAGATCGTCGATGATCTCTTCCTGCTCGCCCGCGTCGATGCCGGCCGCAGCACGGTGGCACGACGTCCCGTCGCACTCGATGAACTGGTGCTCGATGCCATTCGTCGCATGCGCTCGCTCACCGAGTCACGCCACGTGACCGTCACTGCCGAGGCGCCGGAGCTCGCCATCACGGTGAGCGGCGACGAGGCGCTGCTCGGGCGCTTGCTGCTCAACCTGCTCGACAACGCGCTCAAACACGCACCGCCACACACCACCGTACGCGTGTCGGTCGCGCGTGACGGGCGTGAGGCGCGCCTGCTGGTGAGCGATGACGGGCCCGGCGTGCCGCCGTCGCTGCGCCCGCGGCTCTTTCAGCGCTTTGTGCACGGCGACGACAGCGCCGAGTCCCGCGCGCGCAGTGGCGCCGGGCTCGGGCTCGCCATCGCCGAAGCCATCGCCCACGCGCACGGTGGGCGCATCAGCTTGCTCGACACCGCCGGTGGTGCCACGTTCGAAGTCCGGCTCCCGCTTCCCGCCCCTGGAGAACCCGCCGCATGACGCGTCGCCTGCTTCCCCTGCTGCCATTCCTCGTGCCAGCCGCGCTCGCGGCCCAGAGCACCAAGGCCGATACCGTCGCCCTCACGGAGTGGAACGTGCCCTGGGGCGCCGAGACGCGCCCGCGTGATCCCAGTGTGGACGCGCAGGGACGCATCTGGTTTGTCGGCCAGGAAGGCAACTATGTCGCGCGCTTCGATCAGAAGACGCAGAAGTTCGAGCGCTTCGAAATCGAGCCCGGCACGAATCCCCACACGGTGAACGTGGACCCGCAGGGCGACGCATGGTTCACCGGCAACCGCAACGGCACGATCGGCCGCATCGACGGCAAGACGGGGAAGATCACGACGTACCCCATGCCCACAGCCGAGGCCAGGGACCCGCACACGATCGCGTTCGATGCGCAGGGAAACCTCTGGTTCACGCTGCAGAACAGCAACATGGTCGGGCATCTCACCAAGAGTACCGGTGAGGTCCGACTCGCCACGATGCCCACCCCCAAGAGCCGCCCCTACGGCATCGTGATCGACAAGCGTGGCCGCCCGTGGTTTGATCTCTTCGGCACCAACAAGATCGGTACGATCGATCCCGTGAGCCTGCGCGTGCGCGAGTACCCGTTACCCGACGAACGCGCCCGCCCTCGCCGGATCGCCCTTACGAGCGATGGCGCCATCTGGTACGGCGACTACTCACGCGGCTACCTCGGCCGCCTCGATCCCACGAGCGGCATGGTCAAGGAATGGCCCATGCCCGGCGGCGGCACGTCACTCCCCTACGCGATGACGGTGGACGAGTACGACCGCCTCTGGTTCGTGGAGACCGGCAGCCAGCCCAACAAGCTGATCGGCTTCGATCCCACAACGAACACCTTTTTCGGCGAAACCAAACTCGGCCCCGCCGCCCCGAACACGGTGCGGCATATGGTCTACGACAAGACCACCCATACGATCTGGTTCGGCAGCGATCGCGGAACGCTCGGCAAAGCCGTCGTACCCCAAGCCAGGCGCAAACCCATCGGCTAACGGCCGTTCGAGCCACCCGCCGTTCCCGCCCCACGTATACGCCCCACGTATACGCCCCACGTATACGCCCCACGTATGCGCAACACGTATGCGCAACACGTATGCGCAACACGTATGCGCAACACGTATGCGCAACACGTATACGCCGTTCTATCGCTTGGTCCCCGGCGCCTCCGCCGCCCCCGACCCGCACGACGTATACGTCATCCGCAGGTTGGCCTGCCACGTCCCCGTCAGCACGCCGGTGAGGGTGCCGGTGGTGAACGCCGGATTGCTGAGGCAACTGCTCGGACTCGACAGTGCGGTGCTGGTGGCAACGGCAATGTTGAACGTGCTGTTCGCCGGATAACCCGCCTGCACCGCATTCCCCGTGAGCGCCAGCTGAATGCTCAGCGTGCCGTTCACGGTCATTGAGGCTCCAGGGTACGTCGCGATGCTGAACGTGCCGCTGCTGGGGGTCAATGCGCCCGCCAGGGCGGCGGTGCGTGTCAGCGTCACGCTGCCCGCAGAGGACTGCGAGCGCACCACCAACGTGGTGTTGTCGGCGGAGGACCCGCTCGTACCGCTCGCATA
This window contains:
- a CDS encoding response regulator transcription factor; this translates as MRLLVVEDDPKLAALVARGLREDAYAVDVAEDGPRALSQTAMNRYDAIVLDVMLPGLDGFGVVQALRSRGIRTPVLMLTARDAVPDRIMGLDAGADDYLTKPFDFGELLARVRALLRRPEQLQASRVTVADLAIDLNSQAVTRDGESIVLTAKEFALLELLARNVDRIVPRTEIVAHVWDDNHDPFTNAVEVYMNRLRGKIDREPWTPLLHTKRGAGYMLSATAPGAT
- a CDS encoding HAMP domain-containing protein, with translation MPLRASILQRLTLWNSSVLALALCIFAGAAWLTLTEVLQNRSVTSVRESARAVAGAVRAGQQALLDRGEVEKERGATEQAVLRELRAGDLDIFIADEAEQVMAARQPRQEREGAMAEIREGARDEAPVVIPPSVRRVMDEMRGLARAGQIADTTVLVRAIRLGNDPARAAVVRLRPFSAAMVGEPTLLVVAVRPESEDVLLLRQVRTTLLLAIPIFLLASLVAGFALARRSLAPLEAINARTALISAANLDERLPVVNPHDELGRLATIINELLARVGLAFSTQRQFVADASHELRTPIAIIRGEADVTLRRQSRSEAEYREALTVIRDESVHLTQIVDDLFLLARVDAGRSTVARRPVALDELVLDAIRRMRSLTESRHVTVTAEAPELAITVSGDEALLGRLLLNLLDNALKHAPPHTTVRVSVARDGREARLLVSDDGPGVPPSLRPRLFQRFVHGDDSAESRARSGAGLGLAIAEAIAHAHGGRISLLDTAGGATFEVRLPLPAPGEPAA